A genomic window from Bradyrhizobium lupini includes:
- a CDS encoding non-ribosomal peptide synthetase, translated as MSDATRPAPREASTTAEAKIFEDIGGLLDFHARKMPVAPALLATGQPVLNYGGIGARTQDLVRTLRGLGIAPTDRIAVALPRGADSALALIAVASSCACVPVNPDLTADELQRYFSELKLTALVTRADTNSAARDVAKALDIAVIDFVPGPQDDLGGCALVGPAVGPASSSGASRGDDDAFILLTSGTAARPKMVPLTHRNVCLSAYNAGRVLSLASHDRLLNVLPLFHAHGLISGLLTALAAGSSVVCTEGFDAASFFGWMRQLRPTWYTAVPTIHRALLTAAEANPDLARSSSLRVIRSASASLAPAILDGLEATFGVPVLETYGMTEAASQIAANPFELRKVGSVGRAAGPEITIMDETGRALASGQHGEIMLRGPNMSRGYYNDEAATQAAFRNGWFRTGDLGYLDADGYLFIVGRIKDVINRGGQKISPLEVEEVLLSHPAVLEAGVFAVPHPKLGENVAAIVVLRPNSEATSDQLRQFARKRLAAYKVPSLIRSVATLPKGASGKVKRNALAELIATTGGGEEEARLPRNALETELAGIWADLLELPQVGGDQDVFALGADSLAVTQMRSRLRERFNVDFSFEDVFDCATAAALAARIETAAIHRETMLPAWRQAGEADAPLSFQQQRMYVLSRLDPTRYNYNVVEVALLKGGLDVAALSASLTAVSARHEALRSVIVEREGEPVQLVLQSPPRFERIKLKPCPANKRVAVVRREALRLAQHPFDLANEAPLKVTLLSFDKSSHVLVVNVHHLVTDGWSQRLFWEELAAHYSAARKNDVTALRSPAFQYREFALWQQSWAQTPAAKEQLDYWRVQLDGVTTLPLRTDRPRPEVWSGHGARHYLEFSKTLSADLRALSQNQGVTPFMTLLAVFQCLLFRHTGHEDVATGSLIANRNQIESERLIGLFANTLILRNDFGGDPSFGDMLRRVRQVTLDAYRNQDLPIEEVLRSLQIARRTDGNPLFRIMFILQNASIEAARFSGLSTRRIEIDPKVARFDITLELVEADGRFTGFFEYATDLFDAATIEGMAAQFKTLLKSVIADPEQRISRLALLTEAERRQLLAQGRGVPANFVARGNLSEGFDRQVKKTPNAIAVSDGRTSLSYRELARRSQAAARWLTLEGVGAEAVVALLADRGPDLLAAMIAVQRVGAAFLNLDPDQPRERLATILGSSGARMLLIERAQSSMAEALLEPLVERIQMAELEDAIAPASAKPAPAKRRAASSLAYLIYTSGSSGAPKGVMIEQRGLSNHLASLISELNLSSRDVIAQTAPQSFVISVWQFLAGPMVGARVHICGTAIVQDPILLAREIEREGITVLEIVPSLLRVILDRMDEAQIRRAFARLRLLISTGEPLPVDLCKAWFARCPKVPLINAYGASECSDDVSLHRLTKAPATDIGHVPVGAPLPNMQLYVLDANLQPQPVGVTGELCIGGAGVGRGYVNDPAQNRQRFLPDPFSRKASSRLYRTGDLARRRADGTIECLGRADHQVKVRGYRIELKEIENALADHPSVRAGIVEPRREASGDVRLIAHIVARSGSRSSASELRDFLKSRLPDHAIPSAFLFLDQVPLNAHGKIDRTALLAPAQQETFEPDAAVPARRFTEKVLSDIWIDLLKVESLGVTDNFFDLGGHSLLAGQVMARVARALGASLPIKTIFEAPTIDELARRVDEVVAAKPRKPAASFARLAGASLAEGSPPTLSIAQDQMLRIEQNLHGLPLFNLPFAFRLQGPLNPAALAQAIDDIVRRHESLRTHFGWSGGEPVSRIAAPGALGRVLSVETIGDGQPHNNKRRKALELRKINLLIEQETYVPIDTTRAPLLRARLLRLHDGDHVLLLTLHHAVVDGWSIGVMFEELSNRYAALAGYRSVPLPKPPPAFADVARWQRWWCGTDAARRQAADWTENLRGAPPLFEGESRPGPSRGHHPVSLKRELIGRLAAFAGQHNCTLFMCLLAGLKAVLLARTGRDDISIATAMANRGQPDTDRIVGPFENTVIVRTKITPELSFAQAVVRVRQSVLDAHARQELPFNILADHLEQEGVNPASLLQVYFTLQNPLRQPLDLPDLTTGSIGNIAREGQPVLPIDQTWLSLMLKERPTGITGSCNYKSELLDGATVGQWMEDLLALLAAALAQPNTPLGRLLNRRAA; from the coding sequence TTGTCGGACGCCACACGCCCAGCCCCGCGGGAAGCGAGCACGACGGCCGAAGCGAAGATATTCGAGGATATCGGCGGTCTTCTCGATTTCCATGCACGCAAGATGCCGGTGGCCCCCGCCCTCCTCGCCACCGGCCAGCCGGTCCTCAACTACGGCGGGATTGGCGCGCGGACGCAGGATCTCGTCCGCACGCTGCGCGGGCTCGGCATCGCTCCTACCGACCGCATCGCGGTTGCGTTGCCGCGCGGTGCCGACAGCGCACTGGCCCTGATCGCGGTAGCCTCGAGCTGCGCTTGCGTTCCCGTCAATCCCGATCTGACGGCGGACGAGCTGCAACGCTATTTCAGCGAATTGAAGCTGACGGCGCTCGTCACCCGGGCCGACACGAACTCGGCGGCCCGCGATGTCGCCAAGGCGCTCGATATTGCGGTGATCGATTTCGTGCCGGGGCCGCAAGACGATCTCGGCGGCTGCGCGTTGGTCGGGCCGGCGGTCGGACCGGCGAGCAGCAGCGGCGCCTCGCGCGGCGACGACGACGCGTTCATCCTGCTGACCTCGGGCACGGCGGCGCGACCGAAGATGGTGCCGCTGACGCATCGCAATGTGTGCCTCTCCGCCTACAATGCCGGCCGCGTGCTCTCGCTCGCGTCCCACGATCGTCTGCTCAACGTCCTGCCGCTGTTTCACGCCCATGGTCTGATTTCCGGCCTGCTGACGGCGCTGGCCGCGGGCTCCAGCGTAGTCTGTACCGAGGGTTTCGACGCAGCCTCCTTCTTCGGCTGGATGCGGCAGCTGCGACCGACCTGGTACACGGCAGTGCCGACCATCCATCGCGCGCTGCTGACGGCGGCGGAAGCCAACCCGGATCTTGCCCGATCGTCGTCGCTGCGCGTGATCCGCTCCGCCTCGGCCTCGCTTGCGCCTGCGATCCTCGACGGGTTGGAGGCGACGTTCGGCGTTCCCGTGCTCGAAACCTACGGCATGACGGAGGCGGCCTCGCAGATCGCGGCCAACCCGTTCGAGCTGCGCAAGGTCGGATCGGTTGGCCGCGCCGCGGGCCCCGAGATCACAATCATGGACGAGACGGGCCGCGCGCTCGCCAGCGGCCAGCACGGCGAGATCATGCTGCGCGGACCCAACATGAGCCGCGGCTACTATAATGACGAAGCGGCGACGCAGGCTGCCTTCCGCAACGGCTGGTTCCGGACCGGCGATCTCGGCTATCTCGATGCCGACGGCTATCTCTTCATCGTCGGTCGCATCAAGGACGTCATCAACCGCGGCGGGCAGAAGATCTCGCCTCTGGAGGTGGAAGAGGTTCTGCTCAGCCATCCGGCGGTGCTGGAAGCCGGCGTGTTTGCCGTCCCGCACCCGAAGCTCGGCGAGAACGTCGCCGCAATCGTGGTGCTGCGGCCGAATTCCGAGGCGACCTCCGACCAGTTGCGCCAGTTCGCCCGGAAACGGCTCGCGGCCTACAAAGTGCCGAGCCTGATCCGCAGCGTCGCAACCCTGCCGAAAGGCGCGAGCGGCAAGGTCAAGCGCAATGCGCTCGCCGAGCTGATCGCAACAACGGGCGGCGGCGAGGAGGAGGCCCGTCTGCCGCGCAACGCGCTGGAGACCGAGCTCGCCGGGATCTGGGCCGATCTGCTGGAGCTGCCGCAGGTCGGGGGAGATCAGGACGTCTTTGCGCTCGGTGCCGACTCGCTCGCGGTGACGCAGATGCGTTCGCGCCTGCGCGAACGCTTCAATGTCGATTTCTCGTTCGAGGACGTTTTTGATTGCGCCACGGCCGCCGCGCTTGCGGCCCGGATCGAGACCGCCGCAATCCATCGCGAAACGATGCTACCGGCCTGGCGCCAGGCCGGGGAAGCAGACGCGCCGCTGTCGTTCCAGCAGCAGCGGATGTACGTGCTCTCGCGGCTCGACCCCACGCGCTACAATTATAACGTCGTCGAAGTCGCGCTCCTCAAGGGTGGGCTCGACGTCGCCGCACTTTCTGCGAGCCTCACCGCCGTATCGGCGCGCCATGAGGCGTTGCGGTCGGTCATCGTCGAACGCGAGGGCGAGCCGGTGCAGCTTGTGCTGCAATCGCCACCGCGGTTCGAGCGGATCAAGCTCAAGCCCTGCCCCGCGAACAAGCGGGTCGCTGTTGTCAGGCGCGAAGCGCTCCGGCTCGCGCAACATCCGTTCGACCTTGCGAACGAGGCACCGCTGAAGGTCACGCTGCTCTCGTTCGACAAGAGCAGCCATGTGCTGGTGGTCAACGTCCACCACCTCGTCACCGACGGCTGGTCGCAGCGGCTGTTCTGGGAAGAACTCGCCGCCCATTATTCGGCAGCGCGCAAGAACGACGTGACGGCACTGCGTTCGCCCGCCTTCCAGTACCGCGAGTTTGCGCTCTGGCAGCAGAGCTGGGCGCAGACGCCGGCGGCCAAGGAGCAGCTCGATTACTGGCGGGTGCAACTGGACGGCGTCACCACGCTGCCGCTGCGAACCGACCGCCCAAGGCCGGAGGTCTGGAGCGGCCACGGTGCCCGTCACTATCTCGAATTCTCCAAAACCCTGTCGGCCGACCTGCGCGCGCTGAGCCAGAACCAGGGCGTCACGCCCTTCATGACCCTGCTCGCCGTGTTCCAGTGCCTGCTGTTCCGTCACACCGGACACGAAGATGTCGCGACCGGATCGCTGATCGCCAACCGCAATCAGATCGAGAGCGAGCGCCTGATCGGACTGTTCGCCAACACCCTGATCCTGCGCAATGATTTTGGCGGCGATCCGAGCTTCGGCGACATGTTGCGCCGGGTACGGCAGGTCACGCTCGATGCCTATCGCAATCAGGATCTCCCGATCGAGGAAGTCCTGCGCTCGCTTCAGATCGCACGAAGGACGGACGGCAATCCGCTGTTCCGGATCATGTTCATCCTCCAGAATGCCTCGATCGAGGCGGCACGATTCTCCGGTCTGTCGACGCGGCGGATCGAGATCGATCCAAAAGTGGCGCGATTCGACATCACGCTCGAACTGGTCGAGGCCGACGGCCGTTTCACCGGCTTCTTCGAATACGCCACCGATCTGTTCGACGCGGCGACGATCGAGGGCATGGCCGCTCAGTTCAAAACCCTGCTCAAATCCGTCATCGCCGATCCGGAGCAGCGCATCTCCCGCCTGGCACTCCTGACCGAGGCCGAACGCCGGCAGCTGCTGGCGCAGGGCCGGGGCGTGCCGGCCAATTTCGTCGCGCGCGGCAATTTGAGCGAAGGTTTCGATCGCCAGGTCAAGAAGACGCCGAACGCGATCGCGGTGTCGGACGGCCGCACATCCCTGAGCTACCGCGAGCTGGCGCGCCGCAGCCAAGCGGCTGCGCGCTGGCTCACTCTCGAAGGCGTCGGCGCCGAGGCCGTGGTCGCCTTGCTTGCAGATCGCGGGCCCGACCTGCTCGCCGCGATGATCGCCGTACAACGCGTGGGCGCCGCCTTCCTCAATCTCGATCCCGACCAGCCGCGGGAACGGCTCGCAACCATCCTCGGATCGAGCGGGGCCCGCATGCTGCTGATCGAACGGGCGCAGTCATCCATGGCGGAGGCGCTGCTCGAACCGCTGGTCGAGCGCATCCAAATGGCCGAGCTCGAGGACGCGATCGCGCCAGCGTCGGCCAAGCCGGCCCCCGCAAAGCGGCGCGCGGCGTCGAGCCTTGCCTATCTCATCTACACCTCCGGGTCCTCCGGCGCGCCCAAGGGCGTCATGATCGAGCAGCGCGGGCTGTCAAACCATCTGGCGTCGCTCATCTCCGAGCTGAACCTCTCGTCCCGGGACGTGATCGCGCAGACCGCGCCACAGAGTTTTGTCATCTCGGTGTGGCAGTTCCTCGCGGGGCCCATGGTCGGCGCGCGCGTCCACATCTGCGGGACCGCGATCGTGCAGGACCCGATTTTGCTCGCGCGCGAGATCGAGCGCGAGGGCATCACGGTGCTCGAGATCGTCCCGTCGCTGCTGCGCGTGATCCTCGATCGCATGGACGAGGCACAAATCCGACGCGCCTTTGCGAGGCTGCGCCTTCTGATCTCGACGGGCGAACCGCTGCCCGTCGATCTCTGCAAGGCCTGGTTCGCCCGCTGTCCGAAAGTGCCGCTGATCAACGCCTATGGTGCGTCGGAATGTTCCGACGACGTCTCGCTGCATCGCCTGACCAAGGCGCCGGCGACCGACATAGGCCATGTCCCGGTCGGCGCGCCGCTGCCGAACATGCAGCTCTACGTGCTCGACGCAAACCTGCAGCCGCAGCCGGTCGGCGTGACCGGCGAGCTCTGCATCGGCGGCGCCGGTGTGGGCCGCGGCTATGTCAACGATCCCGCGCAGAACCGGCAGCGCTTCCTGCCCGATCCGTTCTCGCGCAAAGCAAGCAGCCGGCTGTACCGGACCGGCGACCTCGCCCGCCGCCGTGCCGACGGCACGATCGAATGCCTCGGTCGCGCCGACCATCAAGTCAAGGTCCGCGGCTACCGTATCGAGCTCAAGGAGATCGAGAACGCGCTTGCCGACCATCCCAGTGTGCGCGCCGGCATCGTCGAGCCGCGTCGCGAAGCGAGCGGCGATGTCAGGCTGATTGCCCATATCGTCGCAAGATCCGGCAGCCGGAGCAGCGCCAGCGAGCTGCGCGATTTCCTGAAGAGCCGGCTGCCGGACCATGCCATCCCGTCCGCGTTCTTGTTCCTGGATCAGGTGCCGCTCAATGCCCATGGCAAAATCGATCGGACCGCGCTGCTGGCGCCGGCGCAGCAGGAAACGTTCGAACCGGATGCGGCCGTGCCGGCGCGGCGCTTCACCGAAAAGGTGCTGTCCGACATCTGGATCGACCTGCTGAAGGTCGAGAGCCTCGGCGTCACCGACAATTTTTTCGACCTCGGCGGCCATTCGCTGCTGGCGGGCCAAGTCATGGCGCGGGTCGCTCGGGCGCTCGGCGCGTCGCTGCCGATCAAGACCATCTTCGAGGCACCGACGATCGACGAGCTTGCCCGGCGGGTCGACGAGGTCGTGGCGGCAAAGCCGCGCAAGCCGGCTGCAAGTTTTGCAAGGCTGGCTGGCGCGAGCCTGGCCGAAGGCAGCCCACCCACGCTCTCGATCGCGCAGGACCAGATGCTGCGGATCGAGCAGAATCTTCACGGACTGCCGCTGTTCAACCTGCCTTTCGCTTTCCGCCTCCAGGGGCCGCTGAATCCGGCCGCCCTGGCGCAGGCGATCGACGACATCGTGCGCCGGCACGAATCGCTGCGGACTCATTTCGGCTGGAGCGGCGGGGAGCCCGTCAGCCGCATCGCCGCGCCCGGCGCCCTCGGCCGTGTCCTGAGTGTCGAGACGATCGGCGACGGTCAGCCCCACAATAACAAGCGGCGCAAGGCGCTGGAACTCCGCAAGATCAATCTCCTGATCGAACAGGAGACCTATGTCCCGATCGACACCACGCGCGCGCCGCTGCTGCGCGCCCGGCTGTTGCGGCTCCACGATGGCGATCACGTGTTGCTGCTGACGCTGCATCACGCCGTCGTCGATGGCTGGTCGATCGGCGTGATGTTCGAGGAATTATCCAACCGTTATGCGGCGCTGGCCGGCTATCGGTCGGTGCCGCTGCCGAAACCGCCGCCGGCCTTTGCGGACGTGGCGCGCTGGCAGCGCTGGTGGTGCGGCACCGATGCCGCCCGCCGTCAGGCGGCCGACTGGACCGAGAATTTGCGCGGGGCGCCTCCCCTCTTCGAGGGCGAATCAAGGCCGGGCCCGTCCAGGGGGCACCATCCGGTCAGTCTCAAGCGTGAGCTGATCGGCCGGCTCGCGGCTTTCGCCGGCCAGCACAATTGCACGCTGTTCATGTGCCTGCTGGCCGGCTTGAAAGCCGTGCTGCTGGCGCGGACCGGCCGCGACGACATCTCTATCGCCACCGCCATGGCCAATCGCGGCCAGCCGGACACCGACCGGATCGTCGGTCCGTTCGAGAACACGGTGATTGTTCGTACCAAAATCACGCCGGAGCTGTCGTTCGCGCAGGCCGTAGTCCGGGTCCGCCAGAGCGTGCTTGACGCGCATGCGCGCCAGGAGCTGCCTTTCAACATCCTGGCCGATCATTTGGAGCAGGAGGGGGTCAATCCAGCCTCGCTGCTCCAGGTCTATTTCACCCTGCAAAATCCGCTGCGCCAGCCGCTCGATCTGCCTGATCTCACGACAGGATCGATCGGCAACATCGCCCGCGAAGGCCAGCCGGTGCTGCCGATCGACCAGACATGGCTGTCGCTGATGCTCAAGGAGCGGCCGACGGGGATCACCGGTTCGTGCAATTACAAGAGCGAGCTGCTCGACGGCGCTACGGTCGGCCAGTGGATGGAGGATCTCCTCGCGCTGCTCGCGGCCGCCCTCGCCCAACCCAACACACCGCTCGGCCGATTGCTCAATCGCAGGGCGGCATGA
- a CDS encoding 4'-phosphopantetheinyl transferase superfamily protein, with the protein MADDRIELFVGLIENFDTPGAIDTCRRLLSVDERVRADHFVFERHQRQYIFAHAMLRLALSHVAPEVAPTDWSFAAGRYGRPFVASPRTSSTLHFSLSHADGCVACVVSGHETVGVDVETVSRRVAPLSTALRFFAPEEVETLRRLPEPAATERFFDYWTLKEAYLKARGFGLNLPLDAFAMQVSREAIEISFKPDIPDDPQGWRFQLISPSPSHRLAIADGSRATGGLPITRNGWPLQEAAE; encoded by the coding sequence ATGGCAGACGACAGAATTGAACTGTTTGTCGGATTGATCGAGAATTTTGACACGCCAGGTGCGATCGATACGTGCCGGCGCCTGCTCTCGGTCGACGAACGGGTACGAGCCGACCACTTCGTGTTCGAGCGGCACCAGCGACAGTATATTTTCGCGCACGCGATGTTGCGCCTTGCGCTCTCGCACGTCGCACCTGAGGTCGCACCGACCGACTGGTCATTTGCGGCCGGGCGTTACGGGCGGCCGTTTGTCGCATCACCCAGGACATCGAGCACGCTGCATTTCAGCCTGTCGCACGCCGACGGCTGCGTCGCCTGCGTCGTGTCGGGGCATGAGACCGTCGGCGTCGATGTCGAGACCGTGTCGCGTCGGGTGGCGCCGCTGTCGACCGCGCTTCGGTTCTTCGCGCCGGAAGAGGTCGAAACGCTGCGCAGGCTGCCGGAGCCCGCCGCGACCGAGCGCTTCTTCGACTACTGGACGCTGAAAGAAGCCTATCTGAAGGCCAGGGGTTTCGGCCTCAATTTGCCGCTCGACGCCTTCGCGATGCAGGTATCGCGCGAGGCCATCGAGATCAGCTTCAAGCCCGATATCCCCGACGATCCGCAAGGCTGGCGATTCCAGCTGATCTCGCCGTCGCCCTCGCATCGTCTCGCGATCGCGGACGGCTCCCGCGCCACCGGCGGCCTTCCCATCACCCGCAATGGATGGCCGCTACAGGAGGCGGCTGAATGA
- a CDS encoding LLM class flavin-dependent oxidoreductase, producing MTPRRLRVFPAISRNRDPKKYVDELMRVAQFADRNGFEGILLFEGNDVFVEPWAMAQHIIGETTRSSPLIAVNPVYMHPFTAAKFVSSFAQLHGRKVYLNMITGTAVSDLQGLGDEQSHADRYVRLGEFVALMRQLLASPRPTTFEGRFYRASNLQLRPRLPPELMPEFLVAGQSEPAQRVAKETGCIKMQMLPPDLDRGLDAPGMNFGIFAREGRDEARQAAKARFRDNADDRELLALTVENSDSVWKRRLYESQSGELAENGYWLLPFLTFQADCPYLVGSYAEIGAKLKEFAAKGLTTIMLDMVADETEMQHVCKALAASGMF from the coding sequence ATGACGCCGCGGCGGCTGCGCGTCTTTCCCGCGATTTCGCGCAACCGCGACCCCAAGAAATATGTCGACGAGCTGATGCGGGTGGCGCAGTTCGCCGATCGCAACGGCTTCGAAGGCATCCTGCTATTCGAAGGCAACGACGTGTTCGTCGAGCCCTGGGCGATGGCCCAGCACATCATCGGCGAGACGACCCGATCCTCGCCGCTGATCGCGGTCAATCCGGTCTACATGCACCCGTTCACGGCGGCAAAATTCGTCTCGTCCTTTGCGCAGCTCCACGGCCGCAAGGTCTATCTCAACATGATCACGGGGACGGCGGTCAGCGATCTGCAGGGGCTCGGCGACGAGCAGTCGCACGCCGATCGCTATGTCCGGCTCGGCGAATTCGTTGCGCTGATGCGCCAGCTGCTGGCAAGCCCGCGTCCGACGACTTTCGAGGGCCGGTTCTACCGCGCCAGCAACCTGCAACTTCGGCCGCGCCTGCCGCCGGAGCTGATGCCGGAATTTCTGGTCGCAGGCCAGTCCGAGCCGGCACAGCGCGTCGCAAAGGAGACCGGCTGCATCAAGATGCAGATGTTGCCGCCGGATCTCGACCGCGGCCTCGATGCGCCGGGCATGAATTTTGGAATTTTCGCCCGCGAGGGACGCGACGAGGCGCGGCAAGCGGCAAAGGCGCGTTTCCGCGATAATGCCGACGATCGCGAGCTGCTCGCGCTCACCGTGGAGAACAGCGATTCCGTGTGGAAACGGCGCCTCTACGAGAGCCAGAGCGGCGAGCTCGCGGAAAATGGCTATTGGCTGCTGCCGTTCCTGACCTTCCAGGCCGACTGCCCCTACCTCGTCGGCAGCTACGCGGAGATCGGCGCGAAGCTGAAGGAGTTTGCCGCGAAGGGGCTGACCACGATCATGCTCGACATGGTCGCGGACGAGACCGAGATGCAGCACGTCTGCAAGGCGCTCGCGGCAAGCGGGATGTTTTGA
- a CDS encoding histone deacetylase family protein — translation MKAVHTELHRSHDPQFFLVRGVVKRTTEQPERADRLLKGLKDGKHQLVEPTTFGQGPRARIHSPEYLSFLSEAWEAWTALGDSGPEMIGNIHPVRHAATYPTHITGKLGWHTADTAAPIGPGTWAAACAATDVAVTAAQMVMDGEDATYALCRPPGHHAYRDMAGGFCFLNNSGIAAAHLRQRHERVVILDVDVHHGNGTQGIFYARPDVYTVSIHADPVAYYPYVWGYAHERGEGPGLGTNLNIPLAIGTGDDGYIQAMDVARKAIESFAPGALVIALGLDASEHDPLKGLAVTTPGFRRIGQAIAKMGLPTVFVQEGGYLSDILGANLTSVLAGFEEAR, via the coding sequence GTGAAAGCCGTCCATACCGAGCTGCATCGCAGCCACGATCCGCAATTCTTCCTGGTTCGCGGTGTGGTCAAGCGCACCACCGAGCAGCCCGAACGTGCCGACCGCCTGCTCAAAGGGCTCAAGGACGGCAAGCATCAACTGGTCGAGCCGACCACATTCGGGCAGGGACCGCGTGCGCGCATCCACAGTCCGGAATATCTGTCGTTCCTGAGCGAGGCCTGGGAGGCCTGGACCGCGCTCGGCGATTCCGGCCCGGAGATGATCGGCAATATCCATCCGGTGCGCCATGCCGCGACTTATCCCACCCATATCACCGGCAAGCTCGGCTGGCACACCGCCGACACCGCGGCGCCGATCGGCCCGGGCACCTGGGCTGCGGCCTGCGCTGCGACCGACGTCGCGGTCACCGCGGCACAGATGGTGATGGACGGCGAGGATGCGACCTATGCGCTCTGCCGGCCGCCCGGCCATCACGCCTATCGCGACATGGCCGGCGGCTTCTGCTTCCTCAACAACAGCGGGATCGCGGCGGCGCATCTGCGGCAGAGGCACGAGCGTGTCGTGATCCTCGACGTCGACGTCCATCACGGCAACGGCACGCAAGGAATCTTCTACGCGCGGCCGGATGTCTACACGGTCTCGATCCATGCCGATCCCGTCGCGTATTATCCTTACGTGTGGGGCTATGCGCATGAGCGCGGCGAAGGTCCCGGCCTTGGCACAAATCTCAACATTCCCCTGGCGATCGGCACCGGCGATGACGGCTACATCCAGGCGATGGACGTCGCGCGCAAGGCGATCGAGTCCTTTGCGCCCGGCGCCCTCGTCATCGCGCTCGGCCTCGACGCCTCCGAGCACGATCCACTCAAGGGTCTCGCCGTCACCACGCCGGGCTTCCGCCGCATCGGACAGGCCATCGCGAAGATGGGCCTGCCGACCGTGTTCGTGCAGGAGGGCGGCTACCTCTCGGACATCCTCGGCGCGAACCTGACCTCGGTGCTGGCCGGCTTCGAAGAGGCGCGCTGA
- a CDS encoding SMP-30/gluconolactonase/LRE family protein, whose amino-acid sequence MAITSGRNFWCLCSSVVLVLATAPARAETKLFESVQVTPSGEYTFGIEGPAADLDGNLFVVNFGKPGTIGKLPVGGTASEPFTALPEGSVGNAIRFARDGTMFIADYKKHNIFAIPKGSTEPAIWFHSDEMNQPNDITIARDGTIYASDPNWKGREGHIWRIAKGADGTVQGQLMSAPRAMGTTNGIDLSPDDKTLYVGESSSGQIWSYTVAGNELTSPRLVKAFQPDTVDGLRTDIAGRLYVARILKGTITLMKANGAVEREITLRAKEPTNLAFGGHDGKTIFVTQRQGGFLESFRTDQQGREHCLQRGRC is encoded by the coding sequence ATGGCTATTACATCCGGCAGGAATTTCTGGTGCCTGTGCAGTAGCGTTGTTCTCGTCCTTGCGACGGCACCGGCCCGAGCGGAAACGAAACTGTTCGAAAGCGTGCAGGTGACGCCATCAGGCGAATACACGTTCGGCATCGAAGGGCCGGCCGCCGATCTCGACGGCAATCTCTTCGTCGTCAATTTCGGCAAGCCCGGCACCATCGGCAAGCTGCCCGTCGGCGGCACGGCGTCCGAGCCGTTCACGGCGCTGCCCGAGGGCAGCGTCGGCAATGCCATCCGCTTCGCGCGCGACGGCACCATGTTCATCGCCGACTACAAGAAGCACAACATCTTCGCGATCCCGAAGGGATCGACCGAGCCCGCCATCTGGTTTCACTCCGACGAGATGAACCAGCCCAACGACATCACCATCGCCCGCGACGGCACGATCTACGCGAGCGATCCGAACTGGAAAGGTCGCGAAGGCCACATCTGGCGCATCGCGAAGGGAGCCGACGGAACGGTGCAGGGACAGCTGATGTCGGCGCCGCGCGCGATGGGCACGACCAACGGCATAGATCTCAGCCCTGATGACAAGACGCTCTATGTCGGGGAATCCAGCAGCGGTCAGATCTGGTCCTATACGGTCGCCGGCAACGAGCTCACCAGTCCAAGACTCGTCAAGGCATTTCAGCCCGACACTGTCGACGGCCTGCGCACCGACATCGCTGGCCGCCTGTATGTTGCGCGCATCCTCAAGGGCACGATCACGTTGATGAAGGCCAATGGCGCGGTGGAGCGGGAGATCACGCTGAGAGCCAAGGAGCCGACCAACCTCGCCTTCGGAGGCCACGACGGCAAGACGATCTTCGTCACTCAGCGTCAGGGCGGCTTCCTCGAGTCCTTCCGCACCGACCAGCAGGGCCGCGAGCACTGCCTTCAGCGCGGGCGCTGCTGA